One Xiphophorus maculatus strain JP 163 A chromosome 23, X_maculatus-5.0-male, whole genome shotgun sequence genomic window, ttttggtGAATTACTTCACACCTctggttttcaaatgtttcacagaggaaactatttttatgagtgatttcaaattaaatgaaaactaagcagaaaagcaaaaccCTCATTCATGAAACCACATTTTTgtggttagatttttttttaataaaaacactgaatctTAAGTTTTTACTTCAAATGCTTGGCTAAGACTGTAGAGATAAAGCTTTGGTAGTTAAGTTACTTTCATTTTCCTGCAACTATATTTTTGAACGCACATGATATAACCTATAGAAATGATTAGCTCTTATTTGAAACCCTTTCAAGCAGGCTGCATTTTACCTCAGAGACGTTTTCCTGCCAGTTTGGTCTCGGTTAACTCATGCTTGCTGCCTTGTTTGTTGATGgttcttttgtttcttcactGTGTGTACATTCGGGATGCAAATCCCCAAAAAGCTTGCATTGTGTTTTGAACTGAAGCCTCATGTTTCAGCTGTGTGTAGAGCCGAGACGTTTGTGTTCACAAAGATTCATTGAGTTTGTTGTTGTGCTCCTGCAGGACTCCAGTAAGAGCCCAAGGCCGATAAAAAAGTTCCTGCCAGGCAACAGGAAGAAAGACCGCAAGCCCTCTGATGACGAGTTTCAGATAAGAAAAAGTAAGAGTTTCACCCTGAACAAGAACTACTTCtaaatttcaaataattcatgtttatatttcactGCCTAAACTTTCTTGCACTGAGTTCATCATGAACAAGTTATTGAATCAAAAAgacattgaataaaaaaaaatctttaaaatcttaaaaatcaTAATGTTGTGTAGCTTTTTCAACCTTGACTTTGCtcagattttcttgttttagttatggaaaaagtaaaatttgtcttttttattttataaaatttccACACCCgtttaaatccaaatttttcCTTGCAAGATAAGTGCATGCATTTCAAACCTTAGACCTCCTGAGCATGTAATATTAGACAGTCGTATGTGTCGTACCAACTAACTAACTCACTTTTTAGTTACCCAGCACtctggttgcctagcaacaccCAGTTGAGTAACTTGAGCAGTAGCAGTTTAAGGTTCTGCCACGATAACGGCCTAAAAATGCAAACAACGTCAGAAAAACGgtgtataaaacagaaaaaggtcacatcaccagtttggcagtgtttcagatttttaaaacaaaacaaaaaaaaacagatcaataattattgatatcgactCATATAAAAAGCTTATATCGTTATGCGTTTTTCAGCCCTACTTCACCTGTTGGattaacaatatttttgattaatgaTACAGTGAAACCTTCCCTTACACAGTAAACTCATGTCATGCACCCTGCTGATCAATAttctctttcttgttttaaattttctaaaagGTATCACCTGTTTCTTTGATTGCTAAATAACAGTCATGTTTCGACAGGCACAGCTGCTCTGGAGGAAGACGCTCAGATACTTCGGGTGATTGAGGCTTATTGCACAGGAGCCAGCCTGCACCAAACCACCACAGGTGTGTGTTGCCAGATCACACACAgatacattaaaatgattttgggGTCTTAAAGGCATCAACATAGCTCATGTGTTCATTTGTGTGTTCATGCACAGCGGTACGGAAAGAGTGTGTCCCTCAGGTTCTCCTGCctgaagaagagaaaataatcGTGGAGGAAATTAAGAGCAACGGACAGACAGTAACTGAGGAAAAGTAAGCATGTTGTTGCTTCTGAAGAAAAAAGCTTTAGGAATATTTCAGCATAAATATTTGCTTGTAATTGGATTCACCAATCAAATATGTATCCATTAAAGACAAAATCACCTTCATGTATAAAATAACTAGAATGAAATGTTTAGcttgctaaaacaaaataaccgGTGTAAAGTAGCTCTTACTTCTTCTGGcatgaaataaatgcttttatattttaacttgtAGGAGCCTGGTTGACGCAGTTTATGCTTTAAAGGACGAGGTTCATGAGTTAAAAAAGGTAAGTTGGAATACTtgcaataaaatgctaaattatttCTTACAGAAACATGCTGAATGGTATTAACTACCTGAAAGTTGCCAAAAACGCCAAATATACAAACTGTTAATAGAAATGATCACTTTAAACACTTCCTCAGTTTGatataattgttgttttgtttttagatctgCACGTTAACCAGATTATCAAAAACTGAGTTCATGGAAGTTGGCAAATGTTAGCCAAGAAAGTACAACATGCTTAGTTTTGACCCCTCTGCTTGGTGGGAGGTTGGTGGTtgcatattaatgcaaaaacatgTCAATAATAGAAGGTTTTTGAATTTTCAGAGCAACGTAACTTATCagattagaaaaacatttaaacaaactttcTGCAACTTAATAAGGCAACTGACAAGTTCCCTTATTAGCAGAATAGAAATAGTACAGAAATAGCTTTACTATTTCTGTAATACATGTATAGAAATGTATTGCAGAACAGTAAAATGGTCAAGTTGGTTTCCTCTCATTATTGTTAGTATCTATTTTACTACATCATgtcataaatttattttaaatctgtcaCATTATCAAattgtgtgggtttttttgtttttgtaaatttctttACTTATGATAATCATTTTTGGGAATCTCATTCCAATCCATGCCTAGTTTGAGTGTGAAAtgaaatctattttaaaatggctgaaatgTCCTTTTGTGTTGTCTCCTTTAAAGACGTACAGGTAAGACGTTTACCTGCCGTACATTCTCAACAGAACTcgcataaaaacatttgaactgtGGAGCtcaatgaaaactgaaaagtaaatgaaaacGAGGCTTCTTGGTTTTAATTCTTGGTTGCTTCCGTCacattgttgcttttcttttttcacacacAATAATCCGCTTCATCTGAACTATTTCATCAATGGAAATGCCTCCACTATTACTACTAAATTAACCTCATCATTTCTATTTGTTGATGCTTAACCAGAAGGAAGAAGACAGACAGTGAACTAATTTCCCACTGTTTTGACTTCATACCAGTTTCTACCACCAGCTTCTCGGTACTGTAGCCAACATGTTGGCAGTCGAAACAGCTGGTGGTAAAGTGAGTTCTGACTTTTGTGGAAACCCCCCTGTGTGAAGACAACAGGATGCTGGTCGATCTCACATGTATTTGGTCTTCCCTGtatagaaaatatcttaaagatttaaatgtaaatcagaCCTGTCAGTCGCTGAGGTGTCTGATTTAGGGAAGCCTGGGTTCCCACAATGCAACATGGCAGCAATAGGGAATTCAGATCTCCACTACCAATAAGTAAAATTTGTGAAtcaaattattatgttttaatttggtcaaattttttttttagtcaaatcAGCTCAAGAGATCCAACTTTTAAAGTGCATTTCACGTTtttcggtaacactttatttgaaggactgtgcataagactgaccattttaatggacttttaatgcagctTTTAGTTCAACCTTGCATCAAAACTGTCATTacttactgaatgacactttcCTGCAACTTCTGGGTGCAACTTTTCTCCAACACAGAAATaaggagccatgttgtaatgacttTCTAAAGGCAGAGTTTCAAaaacagcaggagtttttaaaaaagaggcCGAGCTTTAAGGCATTAAATCACAAAgttcaatttcttttaagtcatatttgatatatgtatataattttagaacaattgaaggtaacacagttacatgattgtgctgtaaaatgaccttttgtgcctggaaaatgcacCTTTAAAGGGGCGTGAATACCTTTGCCAGAGCATTATAAATGATGCAAATCTGAGACAAACCAGTTACTGACTAATATTACCTCCAGTCATTTGAGCCTTTACTCTTTAATGTTATTATTCCCCCCTGTGTTTTACAGGAAAATAAGTGGATGAAGCAGTTtctggaggaggagcagaagtCTCGCAAAGAGCTGGAAAGATTGGTGAGAAAGCTGAGCAAGCAGAAGAACGACTGCGGCTGGGAGGACAGCAGCCATTAGGACAGTGGACCGTCCTCACAGCACACCTCTTCAGCCTGTTAGCTCCCGTTTACAGGAGCGGACTCGCACTGGGGCaggtttctgtgtgtttatgcgTTTATTTTTCCATGCGTGTCTTCCGTCTTCACATTTCACTTGCACATAAACGTGGAGCTTCGTCGCCTCCAACCCTGGAGCTGGATTTGACAGCTCGACGGAATCGGATCCGTCTCATCGGAAGACCCAAACAAGCATGCTTACTGCCGAACAGCTCGGCTAATCCTCTGTGTTTCAAGCAATCTCCCCCATTTGGACTGTAAGATCCGCCCTGCTAATGGAAGAATTCTGGAAAGAAACAAACTCTCCGTAGCTTCTTCTGCTGTTGTTGGAATAGAAAAGGAGTAAAAAGCCATCGAGTTTTCTGCTTCTCTTGTCTGAACTTCTTTTAAAACCAGCCTGATGATGATCTCTTCAAATCATGACTTTGTCACTGTTGTATTTTATTACCATAGGGCTccttgttggaaaaaaaaacttcctgttGTGCTTTCATGATACACAGCATTTTTCAACATGACAAAGATTCATCCAATTCATGTTCAGGGGATTTTATAGGCATTTTAGCAAGTCACACAGGTGACTTTAACAAGCTCAATCTCCAAATGCAGCTGTatactgtttatttaaaaactgcatggaTGTACAGTGTTTCTACATTATAAATTCTGCATCAGAAATGCAATAATCAATATATATCCAGACATATATACTCCAAAGCAATGCATCTGCATAATGAAATAGGAAAGACTTAACTCTGTACTATTTGCTATTATAAGAGTAGACAAAGAGGTAACCCTtactaaaatatatatgggAATCATTTTAACATGTTGAGTAGATAACCattctttgttttgaatttataaGGATAGTCCGTATTTATTGCTAAcccagacatttaaaatgtggtgTAAGCCTTATGGAGAACGTTTTGCAAGGAAAACCCTGTTTTATATTGctaaagaggaaaaagagaatcttgtttttctttgagaatTTACAGATTTCTGTCTGGGAACAGAGGAAATAAACAGATGTTGGtgttaaacatatttaagtGCCTCCCGAAGGGGTCCGAAAACCAAACAAGAGTTCGAGACCGACTGGGActaaacatgaaatatattcaAAGTGTCAAGCTTAGTTTAATGATGTTATTATGTATGTTGggtctgaaaacaaacagcGCTTTGCTTCCTATTTATGGTCGTGGCCTCTTTCTGAAGACCAACCGCGGTACATTTCCTCATGGGGACGAGCGCACGCACTGTCAACGCTGTTATGTGGTGCACTGCACAGAAACAGTGAATGTAACTGAAATGCAATAAGTGACTGCTTTACTGACAGACCTCTGGGTAAAAACCAGCAGCCATCAGTCAGATTCAAACAACCTGCAATATTAAGGACTGAATGAATTCATGAACAAAAAACCCTCCAGATGCTTTTTATTCGCCTTTACTCAGTGACGTTcctgattaaaaacaatgaggtccattttttttcatccacaAATGATCCAGATTGTTGAATTTGTGACACAGTTGCTGTGTgagaagtgtgttttttttgtttttgttttgtttttgcacgcACCTCTATTCAGAAACTTCTCAGCACTGTGTAGCATTTGATGCAGCTGGTTCATCTGCAAAGGTGTAACTTTCAGGCTCAAAGGCACATCTCGTCTCACCAGCCAGACTAGGTGATCTAATAATGTTGCAGAGATGCAACCTCCCCTCAAAACgactgtttccattaagcaccACACACTGTAATTCGAAATTCCCAATAGCTTCTGTGAGCACTTACTGGTGGGAAGAAGTTCATCTGATTTCCACgccactgtgtttttgtttttttgtttgttttttaaagcttgtTCTATGCAATTATTGTTGCAAgtattttatcctttttttctaGACattctgtactgtatgtttggTTTGATTgctcttttattaaaagtttaatataaCAAGTGGAGTTCTGGATTGAAAATCAGTTTGTAACCATGACAgcaatggaaataatttttctaCATTCATGCTGGAAATCCACAGATGGCAGGCAGGCTTTTCCACCCCGCGTTCATCACATGTGCAGCGCAGGAATTTGTAGGTTGTTCAGCTTCGCTCTCAGGAAACCCTTTGCACGGTGGAAGGAGTGACATGCTGTAAGAGTAGGCTGCGTCTGCACACCTCCATAGAGATTCACACTTTCCGTACTGTTATACTCCATGTACAAAGCACGTTTTATTTGCCAACCTATACTCTCTGGAGTTTTGAATTACTCATCAAGTACTGCAGGTGTACTTATGAGCTAAAAAGGAAACATTACAGTCATGAAGAAGCAGAGTGAAGCTAATTTAGGAACACAAAAAGGCCCAGGCAAGCCTGGTATGAGTGTCACGACTCAAGATGGATGGTATAGATTTTTTCATCTCCATTTTCGCCTCCCTGGGCGAACAGTTTCTTTGGAACCTGAAAAATGTAACGAGCTTTGGTGTGTTTTCACATGCAGAataaaatagcttttaaaaaatctctgcGCAGTGTAGAAAAAATCAGTCTAGAAATAAATTCattctccagtttttttttaaatacagtgaAAATCTCTTTACTACACCTTGCCAAATCGACATTGGAAAAAAGCAATTAACATATTTGAAGCACTGCTTGCATaacttaaaaaactaaaaatagatGTCAGATGTTCAGGTTTTCCTCAAAATCTGGGTCACCCTACCCAGAGAGccctgtatttaaaaaaaaacaagaaacgcTCTGAATTAAGAGGTTAAACCTTTCAGGATAATGATGCAACATGGCAGCCCTGTAGAGGAAGGTGAGGGGAGCTGAAAGGGTCGTTGGATTTGTCCTTGCTGTTTGTCCTGGCTCTGCTTCAGACTCCTCACGTCCTCTGCATGAACTTTGTAAAACTACTTGTGCTACCTTTGAATTCTGAAATAAGATACATTGATTTGATTTAGAaggttaaattacaaaaaggaTAACTGATGAGAGAAAAAATTGGTCTCATCAGATTTCTAAAGATAATTTACAAGTCAAGTGTCTATCTTTGCCACCGCGAGAAGGTGCATCAGTAGTTGTTGCTGTGTGCCCTAGAAAATTAAAACCACAGTGGTTCAGAGCAGTTTCTGTTctttatcacatttaaaaagtgctgtttttctaaacttttaagtttttttgtcaATGCCCATAAAGAGCTGCtggacaataaaaatgtaagcgCTAATTCTTGAAATGTGTAATTCCCTcgccccccccaaaaaacagaatCGATCATTCagattaaatataaaagttattttacatatagtccaatttatataaataaatacaaagcaaTCACTGACAATAACAAAGAAATAGACaatgttatttaataaattatagtTTGGAAATGTCTCTCAATTCCACAAAAGTTTGTTGATCAACTCCTACAGAGTCTCCTTAGTATCTATATTCCATCCACAGTCACAGATTCCTGTTTTGGAGTCCCGGTCCATGTGGCTCCTACAGCTTATACATCCCAAAACTCGTCGATTGCTTTCCGTAGTCCACAAGCGAGAGGTTTTCCACCCAGATGGCGAGCTGGTTTCCCTTACTCAGCGTGATCACGTCCTGCAGCGTAACTGTGCACAGCTGAGGGTTCGAACCGTCCTTGTCGCTCAGGCTGCAGTGGGCCTTAGTCACCTCCTTCTGCTCTGCCATCTCGTTGTTCCTCAGCTTGATGCAGCTGGTCAGCGGGGCGATGCTGTGCTTGGAGAAGGTCACCCTGGAGTAGACGAGGTAGTCACCGGGCTCCAGGACAGTCAGCCAGCTTTTGTGAAAGTAGTTGATGTTCTTGCGAACTGAGAGGTCCATTCTCCACTCAAGATAAccagctagaaaaaaaacagtaaaagttgttttttattttttgattacaGCTGCATTTctataaaaagagaaaacagagatttattttttcttacattttttctcaATTGTAGCATTTGGCTTTCCAATCAACATGCGTGCAAAGGCTCTGTAggttgtttcttgtttttctatgGGGGGAAAACCAactaaaagtggaaaaaaacacaaatacatgtCAGGTTTCTTTATCTGATTGACTTTTCTCTCTAAACTCAGAACAGCAATAATCAGTAAAATCAGTTTACCTCTTCCTTGTGGTGAGGAGTAAGTTGCCTGCAAGAACAAGAGAAAGTTAAACATCAGTGGAACAATAGACAAATAATTATTCTCTGCGCTGTATTAAATCTATTTTAGCAATGCGCTAAATGTGAGGCCATAAAAAGCATGTGAGGTGTGACATGTACGTTGCATTTACAGAGGAGGATTTCCTGTGCATCTCAAACTGAATTTTAGTGAGACTTTAGATAGTGCAAAACCTATGAATCTGCATCAGTGTCTGCCTCACCAGTTAGAGAAAACTCAAGTTTTCAGctttagatttaaaacaaaagaactttTGTCACAAACCACGGCGCTACTTACATGTGCAATTTGTCTTTCATTGTAGTACAGGTATAGAAATCCTCCGACAGACAGAAACAAGTGCAGGGTCACCACACAAACCAAAAATCGCAGAAGTGGCTTGCTGTAGCCTGGCGATGTAAGCTGAGTCGGGATGAGGATCGGCTCGGGCCTGCCGAGCCGCGGGGGCACCGGCGGAGGCACCTGCGGCAGCGCCATGCTGGTCTGGTAGGTGTTGATCATGATGCAGTGGAGCGGCCTGTCGCCCGTGGCATCCCATGCGCTTCTGAGCCGATGCTCCCCACAGCAGACGAGTTTTTCTGTATGTACTTCCTGGAAGCTTTGAGCCCTTCAGATCTGTGAGAGCTGTGACCTTTGTGGAGGACGCAAGTGTGTCGTGTGAAATACATCATGCCATCTCTTCCTTCCTTTATGGCAGGTATGTTTCACTTGGTTCCATTTGTTGCAGTGTTTGACTGCACtactaaataaaacccaacccTTGAAAAGAAGCTTGTAAATAGATTGTGACGTGGTTTCTGATGCAGAAAGCGTACTCAAACTGGATTCTTAAATTGTATTTACGAGCTTAGGGTCGTTTTATGTACTtgattagttattttattttgaaggcttCAAAAAAACTATGCACTCCAGCATCCATTGCATTACACTAACACAACATATTTAATCAacaaagacatacagtatgtgtcaAATCCAACACCCAGTTCGCATTTATGACACTATTTCTGTTTGCAACTTAGTTTTTAATGTAAGACTGCTTGTTGTTTATTCTCTATAGAACAAATGTGTGAACAGGCAgaagatttttcacattttcatagtattatttgagtttttctaaaaatattttttttgttatttaggtaaaaagtaaagaaaaaattattttgttcttgaagTTATGAAGTTTATAGtcatatcagttttttttaatgcttcagAGTTAAACAATACCCCACACATTGTGACTCCTGGAATAGGGTCCAGCTGCCAACCCTGAACATGAGGATAGCTAATGGATTCACAGTGTGTCAAaatctaaatcattttattatcaACCCaaattttgggttttaaaaaagAGCTCTTCcaaatttttctgaaatgcttaaataaagtaaaaataacgACTCGAGCACACAGACCTGTGGTACTCCCTTCCAACTTGTGGTTTGATTTGTCTGTCAATAacaaacaggcccacagcatgacagatCCTCAACCATTCTTGTTAACATTTGTTATTCAAGACGGATGAGGAGACAACTCACAGAGATTTATGTAGAAGGGTTCTTATTTTAGATTCCCATACGCAGCAGGATTATCCATCTGAAGGAGTTTCACTACTTCACCACAGCAACTTGGTTGTGGTAGCAAAAGTTGAgctaaagtgaaacattttaatgtaacacGGTTTCACTGCTGAATGCACTGAGAGCTGCATTCTCAGTTTGTGCAGCTGCGGTGTTGCTACAGGATGATTCAGTCTGGCTGGAGTTGTTGAGCTGGTTCTCCGTCTTTTCTTTTCGCCATAAAATTCTCTCCATattactaaaacaaattaaaaataatatttccccCCGTTCTGATTTTGAAATGTACAAACAGTTTGAATAAGTTTGGTTGTAACATCTaaagcaacaatttttttttccaaacgtatatttattttctttccagtcaaaaataaaatgatggtACTGATTGAATTGCAATGTACTCTTGCCATTTCCTACATTTATATGGCAATATATAcacttatttgtatttttcttttaggtgGATAATATTTGATGtagattaaattagattttatcatttaactatcatcaattatttttaataccttgtttttttgcaataacaGCTGCATAAAATGTCTTTATCAGACAAAGAGTAGAAACCAAGCTGTGTGATAAACCTGCATCTCTGATCAgtgataaagtgaaaaaaagaaacaaatgcatGTGCAAATGTTTGCAGTGTGCACTCTAAGTTTTCTGCACgtgtttgtttaattatagCAACACATGAACCTTAGGCAGATAGCTGGTGCTGAAGTCAGTGCTGATGAGTTCACAGCTTCCCCTGGTGGTTCGAAACTTTCTTAACTCCAAGCTCTACACCTTCAGagaacaaactaaatattaagctttgaaaatgtgtcaaactcgaggcctgGGGACCAAATGTGGTTCACCGCAGCTTTTTATAAGGCCTCATAGGGATGCATAAATATAGACTTTAAGTTGTGTGGATATCATTTCTATCAATCAAagcaaatctgttttcattgGTATTCTGCTAAATTACATCAACGTGAAACAATGTTCAGCATTATAGTACTTTTCAAATGCACGGATAtcaatttattaatattttaacaatttgttaatgagttttatcaatacattttggcACAACCGGCCATTTGAGAACATgggtttgacacccctgacttcattaatcaacatttatttatttacttttactttgttGCTGTGAACCAGGATCATTTTGGTCCCGTTGTTGCCTCTAACTTTGATTCTCTTAATACTTTTCAAAATCAGCTGAAGACACATTTATTCAGACTGgcttttaattagttttattttgttttatgctccatgatttctgttttatctctcCTTCTGTGTTCTTATGTCTTATATTTTCTAAAGCATTTTGTGGTTTCGGACCTGTAAagtgtgctatataaataaaatgtgtttatttacttacttgAACAAACATCAAGACAGGCTATAAAAGGGATTAAACTACCCTCTTTTCGTTTGGGGTAATATTTATGTgaagcaaaatgtatttatgtaaggtgaaataaatattttttaaaataagaagcCAAAGTTTAATAGAAGGGAAggttgaaaaattaatttatatctTCAGTTTCTTATAAGCGCTTCTTATGTAGCAATATCGTGGAGAAGCCTTTTgttctagagcagtggttcccaaagtgtggggcgcgccccctaggggaggcgcagtgccattgcagggggggcGCAGGAAGCGGTgtggataaatgaaaaaaaaaaaaaaacagttacacaaaagtgtttcactgtaaagatggtttgtactGTGTTTTGTTGCACACTACAACAAAAGTGTGACATAAGCTttagtggagtttgaaaacaaaatatgtaacaaCTGAGCACAactgtgtgtgcccagttgatttttttttctttgttgggggggattttattggaATCCATagggggggcccagaaaatctttgggaaccactgttcTAGAGAATCTTCAATGTAATAATGACCAGAAAAtacatataatatttataaatgtctaaaaacaaccaaaatgaaaacccaaaaggAAGCGACCACTGACGGATGTGATTGTGAAGCTTTCATGGTGTGTAATGGACAAACAGGATGTTTCTGTCGCTGCGGCAGCTGCAGGGAGCGGCGGTTCTGCTGCAGAGGAACTGAGGCTGCGAAGGGCTGGAGGAGGCTGGTTTCCGACCATGAAAGGCATCCGACTGATGATTTCTTGGAGCTGGATGTTCCTCTCCATGAACAGAGTGTGGTTCCCCGCTGCACTTTATGAAGGCTACGAAGCACCTGTAAAACTGTTTGAAATACAGAATGAGCCTCAAACGTTAGAACATTTACCTCACAGATACTTTTCTTTTGTATACTAACTAGATTTCGTTATAAAGTAATATGctaatttatactttttaaaccAGCACAGTTTGCCTTTATGCAGCCAGACTTTACACTGAAATCATGCAAAGTGGTCTTAATGAACAGCTTTTCAgcctttctgcagttttctttttcactcattttctaCTCTAAAACTTGGATCTGAAAGATGCATAATTCTTCAGTTGACcagatttttcagaaaaaagttttgtaaaatacaatTATCACTCAAACTATGTTtctattgatattttttaaatgattcagtcaaattctgcttttgtgattaattaattaacttaatttgatttaaaaaaaggcttttgcTAAGTTGTCTGTTATGTATCAACACAATACTTAAGTTTAGGAGCCTTATAATGCCTGCATGATCAGTAGAgttaataaacaacaaaatattacagTAGAAATGATCAAGAACTTGACATCCTCAGTGAaggtagttttatttattttgaatgactataattaataattttccaAGCAGATGGAAACATTAAAAGGTAAGCTGATATAGTCTGGTATTATTGATaaaatgaagatgttttctATACCTGGCCTTgcaaaagaatattttacttttccacatttaatcATATTAGAATCTgaggaaaattatacatggtttATGAttcttttatacaaaaaatatgtatatttaagCCATGTAGTCAGcatgcatttaaatgtttaccctacattaaaaatgctacatgtaaaaataactttccACCTCAACACACTTAATCAATATC contains:
- the LOC102224562 gene encoding tumor necrosis factor ligand superfamily member 6-like gives rise to the protein MINTYQTSMALPQVPPPVPPRLGRPEPILIPTQLTSPGYSKPLLRFLVCVVTLHLFLSVGGFLYLYYNERQIAHATYSSPQGRVGFPPIEKQETTYRAFARMLIGKPNATIEKKSGYLEWRMDLSVRKNINYFHKSWLTVLEPGDYLVYSRVTFSKHSIAPLTSCIKLRNNEMAEQKEVTKAHCSLSDKDGSNPQLCTVTLQDVITLSKGNQLAIWVENLSLVDYGKQSTSFGMYKL